Genomic DNA from Flavobacterium sp. N502540:
GTACTCGTCTGTAGTATCATCTGTTTTTCTGATTGTCAAATCTTTTATGATTTGCTTCAGCGCCTCAGGAGTTACTTGTTGAGCGGCATCACTCCAGGCATTGTCCGGATCGTAGTGCGTTTCGATAATCATACCATCATAATTCAAATCCAAAGCTTCCTGAGTCACTTCGAAAATCATGTTACGGTTTCCGGTAATATGAGACGGATCGATGATTAATGGCAGATCAGGGAATTTATTTTGCAATTCGATTGCAATTTGCCATTCCGGAATGTTTCTGTATTTTGTTTTTTCGTAAGTCGAAAATCCTCTGTGAATCACTCCTAATTTTTCGATTCCTGCCATATGCAAACGCTCCACACCACCTAACCATAAAGCTAAATCAGGGTTTACCGGATTTTTAACCAAAACGATTTTATCTGTTCCTTTCAAAGTATCTGCAATTTCCTGAACTGCAAAAGGGTTTGCCGTTGTACGGGCACCCACCCATAAAACGTCGATATCGTGTTCTAAAGCCAATTTACAGTGTGCTGCAGTTGCTACTTCAGTTCCCATTAATAAACCGGTTTCAGCTTTCGCTTTTTGTAACCATTTCAAACCAATTTCTCCAACACCCTCAAATCCTCCCGGACGTGTTCTTGGTTTCCAGATTCCTGCTCTGAACACACTAACTTTTGAATCTTTCAATTCACGTGCGATCTTCAATACCTGATCTTCTGTTTCTGCGCTGCATGGTCCTGCTATCACAAGTGGGTGATTTAAATTGAAATCTTCTAACCACTTTCTCATTTCTTTCTTATTTTCCATCTTTGTTATAGTTTATTTTTTAATTGTTAATCCGTTTAATATTTCTTTAATTTTATTGGTGCTTTCCATTTCTTCAAAAATGGCGCTATAATCTTCTTCTTTCAGCAAATCTCTAAACCGACTGAGATTTGAAATGTATGCTTCTAAAGTTTCGAGAACGTATTCTTTATTCTGCTCAAAAATGGGCGTCCACATTGCAGGAGAACTTTTGGCCAGACGCACTGTACTTTCAAATCCGCTTCCCGCCATATCGAAAATATCCTGCTCGTCTTTTTCTTTATTCATTACCGTTTTCCCGAGCATAAACGAACTGATGTGCGATAAATGCGAGACATAAGCAATGTGTTTGTCGTGTGAAACCGGATCCATGTATCGAATTCTCATCCCTATTTCAGCAAAAAGCTTTAATGCTTTCTCCTGCAATTTAAAAGTGGTTTTTTCCACTTCACAGATAATATTTGTTTTCCCTTTAAACAACCCTCTTATCGCTGCCGAGGGCCCTGAGAACTCTGTACCGGCAATTGGATGTGTGGCAATAAAATTCCTTCTCTTTGGGTGGCTTGCTACTGCATCACAAATTGGTTTTTTAGTCGACCCTACTTCAAAAACGATGGTTTTGTCGCCCACTAAATCCAGTACTTTAGGCAAAACCGTTAGTGCCACATCTACAGGAACCGAAACAATTACAAAATCAGCTCCTGACAAATCTTCAAAATGTCCTTCCTGATCAATAACTCCTAAATCAATTGCTTCCTGCAGGTGTTTTTCATTACTGTCAATTCCAAAAACAGCTGCATTTGGATGTTGGTCCTTGATGTCCAACACCATCGAACCGCCAATTAATCCTATTCCTATTACGTATATTTTCATAATATTCCTTTAATTTCCAATTTTTGATCTTATTTGTCTCCCTGAGCGAAGTCGAAGGTCGCT
This window encodes:
- a CDS encoding bifunctional 3-deoxy-7-phosphoheptulonate synthase/chorismate mutase type II, whose translation is MENKKEMRKWLEDFNLNHPLVIAGPCSAETEDQVLKIARELKDSKVSVFRAGIWKPRTRPGGFEGVGEIGLKWLQKAKAETGLLMGTEVATAAHCKLALEHDIDVLWVGARTTANPFAVQEIADTLKGTDKIVLVKNPVNPDLALWLGGVERLHMAGIEKLGVIHRGFSTYEKTKYRNIPEWQIAIELQNKFPDLPLIIDPSHITGNRNMIFEVTQEALDLNYDGMIIETHYDPDNAWSDAAQQVTPEALKQIIKDLTIRKTDDTTDEYNQKMKKLRANIDVLDANLLELLGKRMKVADEIGQVKKDANVAILQNNRWNEILGKMILEGEKKGLTEEFVLRMFKAIHQESIGHQEKVFNA
- a CDS encoding prephenate dehydrogenase, whose product is MKIYVIGIGLIGGSMVLDIKDQHPNAAVFGIDSNEKHLQEAIDLGVIDQEGHFEDLSGADFVIVSVPVDVALTVLPKVLDLVGDKTIVFEVGSTKKPICDAVASHPKRRNFIATHPIAGTEFSGPSAAIRGLFKGKTNIICEVEKTTFKLQEKALKLFAEIGMRIRYMDPVSHDKHIAYVSHLSHISSFMLGKTVMNKEKDEQDIFDMAGSGFESTVRLAKSSPAMWTPIFEQNKEYVLETLEAYISNLSRFRDLLKEEDYSAIFEEMESTNKIKEILNGLTIKK